The following proteins come from a genomic window of Myroides odoratus DSM 2801:
- a CDS encoding nitrous oxide reductase accessory protein NosL gives MKPFAYLILLVLFVSCTVKVQPIEYGTDDCDFCKMGIVDNKHAAQLVTTKGKNYKFDAIECMLHYIEQQNQPLTVYQHLLVADLLNPGVLIPAEEANFIISKNIPSPMGAFLSATKTKEQATKLIEEYTGDHYTFATLRQQLSHH, from the coding sequence ATGAAACCATTCGCTTATCTTATCCTTCTTGTACTTTTTGTTTCTTGTACCGTAAAAGTACAACCCATTGAATATGGCACGGATGATTGTGACTTTTGTAAAATGGGAATTGTCGATAATAAACACGCCGCTCAATTGGTAACCACCAAAGGCAAAAATTATAAGTTCGATGCCATCGAATGTATGTTGCATTATATCGAACAGCAAAATCAACCCCTCACCGTCTATCAGCATCTTTTAGTTGCCGATTTACTCAACCCAGGGGTCTTGATTCCAGCAGAAGAAGCAAACTTCATCATCTCTAAAAACATTCCGAGTCCGATGGGTGCTTTTTTATCTGCTACAAAAACCAAAGAACAAGCCACCAAACTAATCGAAGAATATACCGGCGATCACTATACATTCGCTACGCTTCGTCAACAATTGTCTCATCACTAA